A window of the Chryseobacterium arthrosphaerae genome harbors these coding sequences:
- a CDS encoding SusD/RagB family nutrient-binding outer membrane lipoprotein, whose translation MKINHIKTFVFGVAVLFSASGCTNDFEEYNQQKAGGPENFYADFIAVVDPMKSIQRGLQSDYQLYPNLSADMYSGMFSTATPFNGGVNNLTYSMMDGWNNRIIARQQDIFNYSIIIDNAAANIYKGVDFTGTLAVKKVLKVITAARVSDSHGPVVYSKYEKPNPNGTTDFDSQQDAYNYFIADLSTAIADLQKVVATSATQSVEDKTALKKADLVYGGNMAQWAKLANSLKLRLAMRMSYADPAKSKQYAEEALASSAGLITDNADNALLSVGQSELSFIIYSWGDCLIGAPLMAYMNGYHDPRLPAYAIPANDADVQGKYIGVRQGIDLLNGKSTYGAFSQPQAKSATGDYFSGTDGKMKLFTAAETWFLKAEAALRGYAGAGDIQTNYTTGVQQSFGEWGKSANVGAYLADTTSTEAPYVDPKNAANNIPLGDPQLSTITIAWNNSDTNERKLERIITQKWLSLYPNGPEAWAEQRRTGYPVLFKIRKNDSGGAISTEAMIRRIPFTIDTKTSLYNYQQAVQTLNGPDTGGTRLWWDKK comes from the coding sequence ATGAAAATCAATCATATTAAAACATTTGTGTTCGGTGTTGCAGTGCTGTTTTCTGCTTCAGGATGTACCAATGACTTCGAAGAATATAATCAGCAGAAAGCGGGAGGACCTGAAAATTTTTATGCAGATTTTATTGCCGTTGTTGACCCAATGAAATCCATTCAGAGAGGACTGCAGTCAGACTATCAGCTATATCCTAATCTTAGCGCTGATATGTACAGCGGTATGTTTAGTACAGCCACACCATTTAACGGCGGGGTAAATAACCTTACCTATTCTATGATGGACGGATGGAACAATAGAATCATTGCCAGACAACAGGATATTTTTAATTATTCAATCATCATTGACAATGCCGCTGCGAATATCTATAAAGGAGTAGATTTTACAGGAACACTGGCTGTTAAAAAGGTACTGAAAGTCATTACGGCAGCAAGAGTTTCAGACAGTCACGGACCTGTGGTCTACAGCAAATATGAAAAACCCAATCCTAACGGGACTACTGATTTTGACTCTCAACAGGATGCTTATAATTATTTTATCGCTGATCTTAGTACTGCTATTGCCGACTTACAGAAAGTGGTTGCTACTTCTGCAACACAGAGTGTAGAAGATAAAACAGCTTTGAAAAAAGCAGATTTAGTATACGGGGGAAATATGGCTCAATGGGCAAAGCTGGCCAATTCTCTGAAACTGAGGCTGGCTATGAGAATGAGTTATGCCGATCCTGCAAAATCAAAACAATACGCAGAAGAAGCATTAGCGTCATCCGCAGGGCTGATTACCGATAATGCAGACAATGCCTTGCTCAGCGTAGGACAGTCTGAATTGAGCTTTATCATTTACTCATGGGGTGACTGTTTGATTGGAGCTCCTTTGATGGCGTATATGAACGGATATCATGACCCGAGACTTCCCGCTTATGCTATTCCTGCCAATGATGCAGACGTACAGGGAAAATATATAGGAGTACGTCAGGGAATTGATCTGTTAAACGGTAAATCAACCTATGGGGCTTTTTCACAACCGCAGGCAAAGTCAGCAACCGGTGATTACTTCTCCGGAACTGATGGTAAAATGAAACTGTTCACTGCTGCAGAAACCTGGTTCCTGAAAGCAGAGGCCGCCTTAAGAGGATATGCAGGAGCAGGTGACATTCAAACCAACTACACTACCGGAGTTCAGCAGTCTTTCGGCGAATGGGGGAAAAGTGCTAATGTGGGTGCTTATCTGGCTGATACTACTTCTACAGAAGCACCTTATGTTGACCCTAAAAATGCAGCAAATAACATTCCTCTTGGAGATCCTCAGCTAAGTACCATCACCATTGCATGGAATAACAGCGACACCAATGAGAGAAAATTAGAAAGAATCATTACTCAGAAATGGCTTTCTCTTTATCCGAATGGTCCGGAAGCCTGGGCTGAACAGAGAAGAACAGGATATCCGGTTCTGTTTAAAATAAGAAAGAATGACAGTGGCGGAGCAATCAGCACAGAAGCAATGATCAGAAGAATTCCATTTACTATTGATACCAAAACCTCTTTGTATAATTACCAGCAGGCGGTACAGACGCTTAACGGTCCTGATACCGGAGGAACCAGATTATGGTGGGATAAAAAATAA
- a CDS encoding glycoside hydrolase family 130 protein, which yields MTAQSVMIPWQDRPEGCNDIMWRFSENPIINRYAIPTSNSIFNSAVIPFEDGFAGVFRCDNKAVQMNIFAGFSKDGINWEINHDPIEMKAGNTDMIESDYKYDPRVTFIEDRYWITWCNGYNGPTIGIGYTFDFKEFFQCENAFLPFNRNGVLFPEKINGKYAMLSRPSDNGHTPFGDIYISYSPDMKYWGEHRCVMKVTPFEDSAWQCTKIGGGPVPIKTEEGWLLFYHGVINTCRGFRYSMGAALLDLEDPTKVLYRTKPYLLAPAELYELTGDVPNVVFPCAALTEGDKVTVYYGAADTVVAIAFGYISEIIDFMKKNSI from the coding sequence ATGACAGCTCAATCAGTAATGATCCCATGGCAGGATCGCCCGGAAGGTTGCAATGATATTATGTGGAGGTTTTCCGAAAACCCGATCATTAACAGATATGCGATACCTACATCCAACAGTATATTCAACAGTGCGGTAATCCCTTTTGAAGATGGGTTCGCAGGAGTATTCCGCTGTGATAATAAAGCCGTGCAGATGAATATTTTTGCCGGTTTCAGCAAAGACGGGATCAATTGGGAAATCAATCACGATCCTATTGAAATGAAAGCAGGAAATACCGATATGATCGAATCTGATTATAAATACGATCCCCGCGTTACCTTCATCGAAGACCGTTACTGGATCACGTGGTGCAACGGATATAACGGACCTACCATCGGAATCGGATATACTTTTGACTTTAAAGAATTTTTCCAGTGCGAAAATGCATTCCTTCCCTTCAACAGAAACGGAGTTCTTTTCCCTGAAAAAATCAATGGTAAATATGCCATGTTGAGCCGTCCGAGTGACAACGGACATACGCCTTTCGGTGACATCTATATCAGCTATAGTCCGGATATGAAATATTGGGGCGAGCACCGTTGCGTAATGAAAGTAACCCCTTTTGAAGACAGTGCATGGCAATGTACCAAGATCGGTGGCGGGCCTGTTCCTATTAAAACCGAAGAAGGATGGCTGCTTTTCTATCACGGAGTGATCAATACCTGCAGAGGATTCAGATATTCTATGGGAGCTGCATTGCTGGACCTTGAAGATCCTACAAAAGTATTATACAGAACGAAACCTTATCTGCTGGCCCCGGCTGAGTTGTATGAGCTTACAGGAGATGTTCCGAATGTGGTTTTCCCTTGTGCAGCACTTACGGAAGGAGATAAAGTAACCGTATACTATGGCGCTGCCGATACTGTAGTGGCGATTGCTTTCGGATATATCTCAGAAATTATTGATTTTATGAAAAAAAATTCAATCTAA
- a CDS encoding glycoside hydrolase family 125 protein, which translates to MERRNFIKTSALAGAGLLFTQNVFAKNLFSGDFPVVRVPKEKRHFTSESVESAIAAFKKKVKNKELSWLFENCFPNTLDTTVFYSEANGTPDTYVITGDIDAMWLRDSSAQVFPYLQFSKKDEKLHRLISGVIHKQTAFILKDPYANAFYNDDQKISKWKEYDHTDMKPGTHERKWEIDSLCYPIRLAYHFWKTTGDTKPFDANWLKGIKLTLQTFTEQQRKKDLGPYKFERTTAWATDGVPMGGYGYPTKPVGLISSMFRPSDDATIYGFLIPSNLFAVVSLRQAAEMVSQIKNEKALAQQLTSLADEVDAAIKKYGIYNHPEFGKIYAFEVNGFGSYNLMDDANCPSLLGLPYLDAVKADDPVYLNTRKFVWSENNPFFFKGKLAEGIGGPHIGLDMIWPMSIIMKALTTNDKSEIRWCIDTLQKTHGGTGFMHESFHKDNDKKFTREWFAWANTLFGELLWKTFNENPELLT; encoded by the coding sequence ATGGAAAGGAGAAATTTTATTAAAACAAGTGCACTGGCAGGAGCCGGACTGCTGTTTACCCAGAATGTTTTTGCTAAGAACCTGTTCAGCGGGGATTTTCCTGTTGTCCGTGTTCCAAAAGAGAAAAGACATTTTACCAGTGAATCCGTGGAAAGTGCCATCGCAGCTTTTAAGAAGAAAGTGAAGAATAAAGAACTGTCCTGGCTTTTTGAAAACTGCTTCCCGAATACATTGGATACTACCGTTTTCTATAGCGAAGCCAACGGAACACCTGATACTTATGTTATTACAGGAGATATTGATGCCATGTGGCTTCGTGACAGTTCTGCACAGGTTTTTCCTTATCTGCAGTTCTCAAAGAAAGATGAAAAACTCCACAGACTGATTTCAGGAGTTATCCATAAACAGACAGCATTTATTCTCAAAGATCCTTATGCAAATGCTTTCTACAACGATGATCAGAAGATCAGCAAGTGGAAAGAATATGATCACACCGATATGAAGCCCGGGACCCATGAAAGAAAATGGGAAATTGATTCCTTATGTTATCCTATCCGTCTGGCTTATCATTTCTGGAAGACAACAGGAGATACAAAGCCCTTCGATGCCAATTGGCTGAAAGGAATTAAGCTGACCTTACAGACTTTCACAGAGCAGCAGAGAAAGAAAGACCTCGGACCTTACAAATTCGAGCGTACAACAGCATGGGCTACAGATGGTGTTCCTATGGGAGGCTACGGTTATCCTACAAAGCCTGTAGGACTGATCAGCTCTATGTTCCGTCCGAGTGATGATGCAACCATCTATGGATTCCTGATCCCATCGAATCTGTTTGCCGTGGTAAGTTTACGCCAGGCAGCAGAAATGGTTTCCCAGATCAAAAATGAAAAAGCACTGGCTCAACAGCTTACCAGTCTTGCGGATGAAGTGGATGCCGCCATTAAAAAATACGGAATTTATAATCATCCTGAATTTGGGAAAATATATGCTTTTGAAGTGAATGGCTTTGGAAGCTATAACCTGATGGATGATGCAAACTGCCCGAGTTTATTGGGATTACCTTATCTGGATGCGGTAAAAGCTGATGATCCTGTTTATTTGAATACAAGAAAATTTGTATGGTCAGAAAACAATCCTTTCTTTTTCAAAGGTAAGTTGGCAGAGGGAATAGGAGGGCCACATATCGGGCTGGATATGATCTGGCCAATGAGTATCATTATGAAAGCGCTCACTACAAATGATAAGAGTGAGATCAGATGGTGTATTGATACCTTACAGAAAACGCACGGCGGGACAGGCTTTATGCATGAGTCCTTCCATAAAGACAACGACAAAAAGTTCACCAGGGAATGGTTTGCATGGGCCAATACCCTGTTTGGCGAATTGTTATGGAAAACCTTTAACGAAAACCCGGAGCTACTGACATAG
- a CDS encoding MFS transporter: MGNNNSGVRRIQPILWISTLYFAMGVPFVTINAVSGIMYKDMGVSDSQITFWTAFIMFSWTLKPLWSPFLEIYKTKKFFVVFTQFAIGILFALIALSLPLHDFFKYSIALFAVVAFCGATHDVVADGTYIGLLSNKEQARYIGWQGAFYNLAKIISSGALVYFAGVLEKTKGVTNAWMIIMVIYAVLFFALAVYHYLILPKEDKDEVPKQEKTAGNVRKELLEVITSFFTKKSILWSVLFIILYRFAEGFAIKIAPLFFKAPRTSGGLGLSTSDIGLIYGTYGSAAFILGSVLAGYFISARGLKKSLIWLCCAFNIPFVVYALLAHYQPVDLLPVGIAVVVEYFGYGFGFVGLMLYMMQQIAPGKHKTAHYAFATGIMNLGVMIPGMFSGMISDWVGYKIFFVWVLIATIPAFLVTLFVPFPYSENKEEYN; this comes from the coding sequence ATGGGAAACAACAACTCCGGAGTACGTCGGATCCAGCCAATTCTTTGGATATCTACATTATATTTTGCAATGGGTGTTCCCTTTGTAACCATTAATGCAGTTTCCGGAATCATGTATAAAGATATGGGCGTTTCGGATTCGCAGATTACTTTCTGGACAGCCTTTATCATGTTCTCCTGGACTTTAAAGCCCCTTTGGAGCCCTTTCCTGGAGATCTATAAAACGAAAAAGTTCTTTGTTGTTTTTACCCAGTTTGCCATTGGGATTCTGTTTGCTTTAATTGCATTAAGTCTGCCTTTGCATGACTTTTTCAAATACAGTATTGCGCTTTTTGCTGTAGTGGCATTTTGCGGAGCCACCCATGATGTGGTGGCAGACGGAACGTATATCGGGCTTCTTTCCAATAAAGAACAGGCGAGATATATTGGCTGGCAGGGAGCTTTTTACAATCTGGCGAAGATCATAAGTAGCGGTGCACTGGTTTATTTTGCAGGCGTATTAGAAAAAACAAAAGGAGTTACCAATGCTTGGATGATCATTATGGTAATCTATGCTGTATTGTTTTTTGCTCTGGCAGTCTATCATTATCTCATCCTTCCGAAAGAAGATAAAGATGAGGTTCCGAAACAGGAAAAAACAGCTGGAAACGTCCGTAAAGAACTGTTGGAGGTTATCACTTCTTTCTTTACGAAAAAGAGCATTCTCTGGTCAGTCCTGTTCATTATATTATACCGTTTTGCAGAAGGCTTTGCTATAAAAATAGCACCATTATTTTTTAAAGCACCAAGAACTTCGGGAGGATTGGGTTTGTCAACATCCGATATCGGGCTTATCTATGGAACCTACGGATCAGCAGCATTTATTCTGGGATCTGTGCTGGCAGGATATTTTATCTCAGCCAGAGGGTTAAAAAAATCACTGATATGGTTGTGTTGTGCCTTCAATATTCCTTTTGTGGTCTATGCATTACTGGCCCATTATCAGCCGGTTGATCTTTTACCCGTAGGCATTGCTGTGGTAGTGGAATATTTTGGATATGGATTTGGTTTTGTAGGATTGATGCTGTATATGATGCAGCAGATTGCTCCCGGAAAACATAAAACAGCCCACTATGCATTTGCGACAGGAATTATGAACCTCGGAGTGATGATCCCCGGGATGTTCAGCGGAATGATCAGTGACTGGGTAGGATATAAAATATTCTTTGTCTGGGTATTGATTGCCACAATTCCGGCATTCCTTGTAACCCTATTCGTTCCTTTCCCTTATTCAGAAAATAAAGAAGAATATAATTAA
- a CDS encoding GH92 family glycosyl hydrolase, which translates to MKKELLICFFTTLVSLSNAQQNKNDVLSWVDPFIGTGGHGHTFPGATTPFGMIQLSPDQNTKSGDWDWCSGYHYSSKTIMGFSHNHLSGTGWADLGDILVMPTVGQVKMVPGQEDKPETGYRSTFSHDKETASPGYYSVMLDSYGVKAELTASPRVGFHKYTFPKTDEANIIIDPTNKIFGNIYHTLVSIEGNNKIKGYCYSNGWGGKRFAYFVMEFSKPFKSYGVYAEGKIKNNEKIALAKDAKAFVRFATEANESVEVKVSLSPVSTENAQENFDTEAKNVDFAKARETAQKTWRDLIGRFQVTGGTESQRKIFYTGVYHTFIAPNLYMDVNGDYVAAQENMNTKWFTNYSTYSYWDGFRATHPLLTIMDQKHTKEFANSLISRYTDRKDHMPIWELCGYDNFCMLGYHSASVIWDAISKGVPGIDPEKAFAAMKDASLTDKMSSSDGGGGLNDYIKLGYTPSENGASVSATLEYAYDDWCIQQLAEKLGKKDEAEVYKKRSMSFLNTFNKENNHFWPRQKDGKFLADFPLNDWKKLQPHWVSGNIWAYDFFVPHQIDEMMNLYGGKTRFEEKLDKTFSEALNMQGEQHVDISGFIGSLGFGDEPGHHVPYLYNYAGSPHKTQKMVKYIRDNMYAAKPDGIVNNEDCGQMSAWYIFSSLGFYPVTPGKPVYAIGAPQFPKASLQLENGKTFTVIADKISDKNIYVQKMFLNGKEYKSWELNHSDIMNGGELRFVMGSKPVK; encoded by the coding sequence ATGAAAAAAGAATTGCTTATCTGTTTTTTTACAACCCTGGTTTCTCTGTCTAATGCCCAGCAAAACAAGAACGATGTTCTTTCCTGGGTAGATCCTTTCATAGGAACAGGTGGCCATGGTCATACCTTTCCCGGAGCCACCACACCGTTTGGAATGATTCAGCTAAGCCCGGATCAGAACACGAAAAGCGGTGACTGGGACTGGTGTTCCGGTTACCATTACAGCAGCAAGACGATCATGGGATTCAGCCACAATCACCTTAGCGGAACAGGTTGGGCAGATCTTGGAGATATTCTGGTAATGCCAACGGTAGGCCAGGTAAAAATGGTTCCTGGCCAGGAAGATAAGCCGGAAACAGGGTATCGTTCAACATTCAGTCATGATAAAGAAACGGCATCACCGGGATATTATTCGGTAATGCTTGACAGCTATGGAGTTAAGGCTGAGCTTACCGCTTCCCCTCGTGTAGGTTTCCATAAATATACGTTCCCGAAAACTGACGAAGCCAATATCATTATTGATCCTACGAATAAGATCTTCGGAAATATCTACCACACCCTGGTAAGCATAGAAGGAAACAATAAAATAAAAGGCTACTGCTACAGCAACGGCTGGGGCGGAAAACGGTTTGCCTATTTCGTCATGGAGTTTTCCAAACCATTTAAATCCTATGGGGTGTATGCCGAAGGAAAAATTAAAAACAATGAAAAAATTGCATTGGCCAAAGACGCAAAAGCCTTTGTAAGATTTGCAACGGAAGCTAATGAGAGTGTTGAGGTAAAAGTATCTTTATCTCCTGTAAGCACGGAAAATGCGCAGGAAAACTTTGATACAGAAGCTAAAAATGTAGATTTTGCCAAAGCAAGGGAAACCGCTCAAAAAACATGGCGGGACCTTATCGGGAGATTTCAGGTGACAGGAGGTACAGAGAGCCAGAGAAAAATTTTCTACACAGGAGTTTACCATACCTTCATTGCACCAAATTTATACATGGACGTGAATGGAGATTATGTGGCTGCTCAGGAAAACATGAATACCAAATGGTTCACCAACTACAGTACGTATTCTTACTGGGACGGATTCAGGGCAACACATCCATTATTGACTATTATGGACCAGAAACATACGAAGGAATTTGCCAATTCCCTGATCAGCAGGTATACAGACCGTAAGGATCATATGCCGATCTGGGAACTTTGCGGATACGATAACTTCTGTATGCTGGGATACCACAGTGCATCGGTCATCTGGGATGCTATTTCCAAAGGCGTTCCGGGAATTGACCCTGAAAAAGCTTTTGCAGCCATGAAAGATGCTTCTCTGACGGATAAAATGAGCAGCAGTGACGGAGGCGGAGGTCTTAATGATTATATTAAATTAGGATATACCCCATCAGAAAACGGGGCTTCTGTTTCTGCAACTTTAGAATATGCCTACGATGATTGGTGCATTCAGCAGCTGGCTGAGAAATTAGGAAAGAAAGACGAAGCGGAAGTCTATAAGAAACGATCCATGAGCTTCCTGAATACCTTCAACAAAGAAAATAATCACTTCTGGCCAAGACAGAAAGACGGAAAATTCTTAGCAGATTTCCCTCTTAATGACTGGAAAAAGCTTCAGCCACACTGGGTTTCAGGAAATATCTGGGCCTATGATTTCTTTGTTCCGCATCAGATTGATGAAATGATGAATCTATACGGAGGAAAAACAAGATTTGAAGAAAAACTGGATAAAACATTCTCAGAAGCATTGAATATGCAGGGAGAGCAGCATGTTGATATTTCAGGATTCATCGGTTCTCTGGGATTTGGAGATGAGCCGGGACATCACGTTCCATACCTGTACAACTATGCGGGAAGTCCTCACAAAACCCAGAAAATGGTAAAATATATCAGAGACAATATGTACGCTGCAAAGCCTGACGGAATTGTCAACAATGAAGACTGCGGGCAAATGTCGGCATGGTATATTTTCTCTTCATTAGGATTCTATCCGGTAACGCCGGGGAAACCTGTATATGCCATCGGAGCACCACAATTCCCAAAAGCTTCTTTACAGCTGGAAAACGGAAAGACCTTCACGGTGATTGCCGATAAAATTTCAGATAAAAATATCTATGTGCAGAAAATGTTCCTGAACGGGAAAGAGTACAAAAGCTGGGAGCTGAACCACAGTGACATCATGAATGGTGGGGAACTGAGATTTGTAATGGGAAGTAAACCTGTAAAATAA